A DNA window from Novosphingobium sp. RL4 contains the following coding sequences:
- a CDS encoding bifunctional sugar phosphate isomerase/epimerase/4-hydroxyphenylpyruvate dioxygenase family protein encodes MSSAAANAIATVSLRGTLEEKLRAAADAGFDSVEIFENDLIGSALRPADVRKLMTDLGIHCSLYQPFRDFEGMPGEMRGRAMDRAERKFDLMGELGTDRILVCSNCSPHALGERQRIVDDFRELGDRAAARGILVGYEALAWGRHVNDHRDVWSIVRQVDHPAVGIILDSFHSLSRRIPNESIRDIPGDKIVYVQLADAPLLDMDLLYWSRHFRNLPGQGGLDLPGYVAEILRTGYDGPLSLEIFNDRFRAISSRLVAQDGHRSLEYVRDAARRLLGQPTTMPAPQPPLGAEFVEFTATGDDTARLGETFETLGFSHIGTHRTKKVTRWRQGNVNLVINAEPKGFAKSYRIVHGTSICAIGVRVKDAAAVMERAAALGIRAYSPEGRPGRMAMPALRGVGGSLVYLVEDDGAEALWAREFEAVPVEDLTDDARARSIDHLAAVVHNDEFLSWQLYWRALFGLEGRDANDVIDPSGLVHSQALQSPDGGFRLTLNASDARETLSSRFLAQGMGGGFQHVALASDDLLATAAVVRARGAAMLDIPENYYDDLVARFGFDGKAAARMEQAGVLYDEDGAGNAYRQLYSRAFDKLFFFEFVERGGTYTGYGAPNAGIRLAAQNRFRAVEEVAE; translated from the coding sequence ATGTCCAGCGCCGCCGCCAACGCTATCGCCACCGTTTCGCTTCGCGGGACGCTTGAGGAAAAGCTCAGGGCCGCGGCCGACGCCGGGTTCGACAGTGTGGAGATTTTCGAGAACGACCTGATCGGTTCGGCCCTGCGCCCGGCAGACGTGCGCAAGCTGATGACCGACCTCGGCATCCACTGTTCGCTCTACCAGCCGTTCCGCGATTTCGAGGGGATGCCCGGCGAGATGCGGGGCCGTGCCATGGACCGGGCCGAGCGCAAGTTCGACCTCATGGGCGAACTGGGCACTGACCGCATTCTCGTATGCTCCAACTGCTCGCCCCATGCGCTGGGCGAGCGCCAGCGCATCGTCGACGACTTCCGCGAACTGGGCGACAGGGCCGCCGCGCGTGGCATCCTCGTCGGCTACGAGGCGTTGGCCTGGGGCCGCCACGTCAACGATCACCGCGATGTCTGGTCCATCGTCAGGCAGGTGGACCATCCGGCGGTCGGCATCATCCTCGACAGCTTCCACTCGCTGTCGCGCCGTATCCCGAACGAGAGCATCCGCGACATTCCGGGCGACAAGATCGTCTACGTCCAGCTTGCCGACGCGCCGCTGCTCGACATGGACCTGCTTTACTGGAGCCGGCATTTCCGCAACCTGCCGGGGCAGGGCGGGCTGGACCTGCCGGGCTACGTCGCCGAAATTCTGCGTACCGGCTATGACGGCCCGCTCTCGCTCGAAATCTTCAACGACCGCTTTCGCGCGATTTCCTCGCGCCTCGTGGCGCAGGACGGGCACCGCTCGCTCGAATACGTGCGCGATGCGGCAAGGCGCCTGCTTGGCCAGCCGACCACGATGCCCGCACCGCAGCCGCCGCTCGGCGCCGAATTCGTCGAGTTCACCGCCACCGGCGACGACACCGCGCGGCTGGGCGAGACTTTCGAAACGCTCGGCTTCTCGCATATCGGCACTCACCGCACCAAGAAGGTGACGCGCTGGCGGCAGGGCAATGTCAACCTCGTCATCAATGCCGAGCCCAAGGGTTTCGCCAAGTCCTATCGCATCGTCCACGGCACTTCGATCTGTGCCATCGGGGTGCGGGTTAAGGACGCCGCCGCGGTGATGGAGCGCGCCGCCGCGCTCGGCATCCGTGCCTATAGCCCCGAGGGCCGCCCCGGCCGCATGGCCATGCCCGCGCTGCGCGGCGTCGGCGGCAGCCTCGTCTATCTGGTCGAGGATGACGGCGCCGAGGCGCTCTGGGCGCGCGAGTTCGAGGCGGTGCCGGTGGAGGACCTCACCGACGATGCCCGCGCCCGCTCGATCGACCACCTTGCCGCCGTGGTCCACAATGACGAATTCCTGTCCTGGCAGCTTTACTGGCGCGCCCTGTTCGGCCTCGAAGGACGCGACGCCAACGACGTGATCGACCCTTCCGGCCTCGTCCACAGCCAGGCGCTGCAATCGCCGGACGGAGGCTTCCGCCTCACCCTCAACGCCTCGGACGCGCGCGAGACGCTGTCCTCGCGCTTCCTTGCGCAGGGCATGGGCGGCGGTTTCCAGCATGTTGCGCTCGCCAGCGACGACCTGCTCGCCACGGCGGCTGTCGTCCGCGCGCGGGGGGCGGCGATGCTGGATATCCCGGAGAACTATTACGACGATCTCGTCGCCCGCTTCGGGTTCGACGGCAAGGCCGCCGCGCGCATGGAACAGGCCGGCGTGCTCTATGACGAGGACGGCGCCGGCAATGCCTATCGCCAGCTTTACAGCCGGGCGTTCGACAAGCTGTTCTTCTTCGAATTCGTCGAGCGCGGCGGGACTTACACGGGCTACGGCGCGCCGAATGCCGGGATCAGGCTGGCGGCGCAGAACCGGTTTCGTGCGGTGGAAGAGGTGGCCGAGTAA
- a CDS encoding shikimate dehydrogenase, with protein sequence MLQSPVAVTGPARSTILCGLIGSGIGGSRSPAMHETEARALGLPLVYRILDSDVIGFGADDLGTFLKTMAALGFDGTNVTHPFKQAVVPLMDELSEAAAKLGAVNTVLLRGGRLIGDNTDWSGYRASFLASLGVLPRKRVAMVGAGGAASAVGYAHLDLGAERLAIFDPATQRAEALARRLAALFPDAEVIAAGSAAEAIAGVDGVVQCSPVGMESHPGLPFDPALLTRDMWVSDVIYFPLETELLKAAKAIGCATLNGGGMAVMQAAHAFARFTGREPDTERMLADFAAASQAV encoded by the coding sequence ATGCTTCAGTCTCCCGTCGCCGTCACGGGCCCCGCGCGCTCGACCATTCTCTGCGGCCTGATCGGCTCCGGCATCGGCGGTTCGCGCAGCCCGGCGATGCACGAAACCGAAGCGAGGGCGCTGGGCCTGCCGCTGGTCTACCGCATCCTCGACAGCGACGTGATCGGCTTCGGCGCGGATGACCTCGGCACTTTCCTGAAGACCATGGCCGCCCTGGGGTTTGACGGCACCAATGTCACCCACCCCTTCAAGCAGGCGGTCGTGCCGCTGATGGACGAGCTTTCGGAAGCGGCCGCCAAGCTCGGCGCGGTCAACACCGTGCTGCTGCGCGGCGGCCGCCTGATCGGCGACAATACCGACTGGTCCGGCTACCGCGCCAGCTTCCTCGCCTCGCTGGGCGTGCTGCCGCGCAAGCGCGTGGCCATGGTCGGCGCGGGCGGCGCGGCTTCGGCGGTGGGCTATGCCCACCTCGACCTGGGCGCCGAGCGGCTGGCGATCTTCGACCCCGCAACGCAGCGCGCAGAGGCGCTGGCCCGGCGCCTTGCCGCGCTGTTTCCCGACGCGGAAGTGATCGCGGCAGGTTCGGCCGCAGAGGCGATCGCGGGCGTGGACGGCGTGGTGCAATGCTCGCCCGTGGGCATGGAGAGCCACCCCGGCCTGCCCTTCGACCCGGCCCTGCTGACGCGCGACATGTGGGTTTCGGACGTGATCTATTTCCCGCTGGAAACCGAACTGCTCAAGGCCGCGAAGGCCATCGGCTGCGCGACGCTGAACGGCGGCGGCATGGCGGTGATGCAGGCCGCGCACGCCTTCGCGCGCTTCACCGGGCGGGAGCCTGACACCGAGCGCATGCTCGCGGACTTCGCGGCGGCCAGTCAGGCAGTTTAA
- a CDS encoding MFS transporter: protein MASYSAAGSVSVRPYVTVGESASQNVDGWTARQVLVVAICFLLNMLDGMDVLILSYVAPALSADWKVNPESLGVVFSSSLAGMAAGGLLIAPLADKFGRRKLIIASLVMMTVAMFGSAIAGSIAELIASRFLVGIGIGTVLASMAALTAEYAPAKHRTFAVGFLQAGYPVGATITGFIVAHQIDNHGWQAMLLGAATLCLLALPLVWAMLPESVDFLLAHQPRGALAKANRLLASLGRPTLEALPERRVAEAHSVGLRGVLGEGRTSGTILLWTATIFGFMTLYFVISWIPKLAVEAGLPATQAIYAGAVYNIGAFIGITSIGLIASRIDLRRLILLYMVLAAVALVVFGAVSMTIAATLLTAFFIGAFIQGGFNGCYPLATSFYPPQVRSTGLGWAMGVGRIGAVIGPMLGGVLLAEKVPLAAIFAIFAVPAVLAGLAVTLIRMPAER from the coding sequence ATGGCCAGCTATTCCGCCGCCGGATCGGTATCCGTGCGTCCTTACGTGACGGTGGGCGAGAGCGCCTCGCAGAACGTCGACGGCTGGACCGCGCGGCAGGTGCTTGTGGTCGCCATCTGCTTCCTCCTCAACATGCTCGACGGGATGGACGTGCTCATCCTGTCCTACGTCGCCCCCGCCCTTTCCGCCGACTGGAAGGTCAATCCCGAGAGCCTGGGCGTCGTCTTCAGCTCCAGCCTCGCCGGCATGGCCGCAGGCGGACTGCTGATCGCGCCGCTGGCCGACAAGTTCGGCCGCCGCAAGCTCATCATCGCCTCGCTGGTGATGATGACGGTGGCGATGTTCGGATCGGCGATTGCCGGCTCGATCGCCGAACTGATCGCCTCGCGCTTCCTGGTCGGCATCGGCATCGGCACCGTGCTGGCCAGCATGGCCGCGCTGACCGCCGAATATGCGCCTGCCAAGCACCGCACTTTCGCGGTGGGCTTCCTGCAGGCCGGATACCCGGTCGGCGCGACGATCACCGGTTTCATCGTCGCCCATCAGATCGACAACCACGGCTGGCAGGCCATGCTGCTGGGCGCCGCCACCCTCTGCCTGCTGGCGCTGCCGCTGGTCTGGGCGATGCTGCCCGAATCGGTCGATTTCCTGCTCGCTCACCAGCCCAGGGGCGCACTCGCCAAGGCCAATCGCCTGCTGGCCTCGCTTGGCCGCCCGACGCTGGAAGCCCTGCCTGAGCGCCGCGTCGCCGAAGCCCACTCCGTCGGCCTGCGCGGCGTGCTCGGCGAAGGCCGCACTTCGGGAACGATCCTCCTCTGGACCGCGACGATCTTCGGTTTCATGACGCTCTACTTCGTCATCAGCTGGATTCCCAAGCTCGCCGTCGAGGCGGGCCTGCCCGCCACCCAGGCAATCTACGCCGGCGCGGTCTACAACATCGGCGCCTTCATCGGCATCACGTCGATCGGCCTGATCGCCAGCCGCATCGACCTGCGCCGCCTGATCCTGCTCTACATGGTTCTGGCCGCCGTCGCCCTCGTCGTGTTCGGCGCGGTTTCCATGACGATCGCCGCGACGCTGCTGACCGCCTTCTTCATCGGCGCCTTCATCCAGGGCGGCTTCAACGGCTGCTACCCGCTCGCCACCAGCTTCTACCCGCCGCAAGTGCGCAGCACCGGGCTCGGCTGGGCGATGGGCGTGGGCCGTATCGGCGCGGTGATCGGGCCGATGCTGGGCGGCGTCCTGCTGGCCGAGAAGGTTCCGCTGGCGGCGATCTTCGCGATCTTCGCGGTCCCGGCGGTACTGGCCGGACTGGCCGTCACCCTGATCCGGATGCCCGCCGAGCGTTAA
- a CDS encoding LysR family transcriptional regulator — MLTIRQIEIFRAVMITKTVSGAARMLGTSQPGLSRMLGHMEDKLHFRLFDRTRGRLVPTSEARVLFEEIEQIYKGFNDLEHVVRRLAKGEDRTFRVGASPSLGHSVVPQMLSRLTANYPGLTIQFDILSVEQADDWLALQRGDYALTVFPIDHPNVLSSRIGAGRMVCAVPAGHRLAERERITVADLGGERIQSFREDTPHGRIIARMYADAGEELDIATYIRFAETAVAFVAQGMGIALVDSFTAMQPHADTVRFLEFESPGVLPVYVSRNLDVARTLVGETFEEIARNILMNLPRVIGHNITL, encoded by the coding sequence ATGCTGACCATCAGGCAGATCGAGATCTTCCGCGCGGTAATGATTACCAAGACGGTGAGCGGCGCCGCGCGCATGCTGGGCACCTCGCAGCCCGGCCTCAGCCGCATGCTCGGCCACATGGAGGACAAGCTCCACTTCCGCCTGTTCGACCGTACGCGCGGACGGCTGGTGCCCACGTCCGAAGCCCGCGTGCTGTTCGAGGAGATCGAGCAGATCTACAAGGGCTTCAACGATCTGGAACACGTCGTCCGCCGCCTCGCCAAGGGGGAGGACCGCACGTTCAGGGTCGGCGCCTCTCCGTCGCTGGGGCATTCGGTGGTGCCGCAGATGCTCTCTCGGCTGACCGCCAATTATCCCGGCCTCACCATCCAGTTCGACATTCTCTCGGTGGAGCAGGCGGACGACTGGCTGGCACTTCAGCGCGGCGACTATGCGTTGACGGTGTTCCCCATCGACCATCCCAACGTGCTTTCCAGCCGCATCGGCGCCGGCCGCATGGTCTGCGCCGTGCCCGCCGGGCACCGCCTTGCCGAACGCGAGCGGATCACCGTGGCCGACCTCGGGGGCGAGCGCATCCAGTCATTCCGGGAAGACACTCCGCACGGCCGGATCATCGCCCGGATGTATGCGGATGCGGGCGAGGAACTGGACATCGCCACCTATATCCGTTTCGCCGAAACCGCCGTGGCCTTCGTGGCGCAGGGCATGGGCATCGCGCTGGTGGACAGCTTCACCGCCATGCAGCCCCACGCGGACACCGTGCGCTTCCTGGAATTCGAGTCGCCCGGCGTGCTGCCGGTCTACGTCAGCCGCAACCTCGACGTGGCGCGCACTCTCGTGGGGGAGACCTTCGAGGAGATCGCCCGCAACATACTGATGAACCTGCCAAGAGTTATAGGCCATAACATAACGCTATAA
- a CDS encoding OPT family oligopeptide transporter, with protein sequence MAKETGSARAGSPLELTLRGVLLGGVITLLFTAANVYLGLKVGLTFATSIPAAVISMAILRGFKDSTIFENNIVQTVASAAGTLAAIIFVLPGLVMIGYWQGFPYWTTAAITGTGGILGVLFSVPLRRALVIDTPLPYPEGHAAAEVLRVGSESREGAEESAKGLSVLLWNALASAGFAILTQTRLAVAEASLWFRAGPGATGISGGLSFALMGVGHLVGISVGMAMFLGLVVGWWVLLPMLTAQNPLPGGAEVWATTVFSENVRFFGAGVIGVAAVWTLLRIAGPVIGGVRSAMAASRARHAGTVLAVEERDLPISIVFVGSLAMLVPIAVLLWSVIGSGPLAGSEMLLIFGALLFILVIGLLIAAVCGYMAGLIGASNSPVSGIGILSVVAASLMLVGLFGRGQGAETTDALVAYALIVTGIVFGVATISNDNLQDLKTGQLIGATPWKQQVALVIGVVFGSLVIPPVLDLLNTAFGFAGAANAGPNALPAPQAALISTLAKGVLGGNLNWTMIGWGAAAGVVFVALDEVLGLMGRLRLPPLGVGIGIYLPMSVILPTVIGSVLGFFYDRWARQQRDPEFAERMGVLTATGLIVGESLWGVGFAGIVAASGSDAPLALVGDGFAGPALTGGTVLFFALVYMLYARTRRLVTSA encoded by the coding sequence ATGGCAAAAGAAACAGGCAGCGCGCGAGCAGGCTCGCCGCTGGAACTGACACTGCGCGGCGTGCTGCTGGGCGGCGTGATCACGCTGCTGTTCACGGCGGCCAACGTCTATCTCGGCCTGAAGGTGGGCCTGACTTTCGCGACCTCGATCCCGGCCGCCGTCATCTCGATGGCGATCCTGCGCGGCTTCAAGGATTCGACGATCTTCGAGAACAACATCGTCCAGACCGTGGCGAGCGCGGCGGGCACGCTGGCGGCGATCATCTTCGTGCTGCCCGGCCTCGTCATGATCGGTTACTGGCAGGGCTTCCCATATTGGACGACGGCGGCGATCACCGGCACGGGCGGCATTCTCGGCGTGCTGTTCTCGGTGCCGCTGCGCCGCGCGCTGGTGATCGACACGCCGCTTCCCTATCCCGAGGGCCATGCCGCTGCCGAAGTGCTGCGCGTGGGTTCCGAATCGCGCGAAGGGGCCGAGGAAAGCGCCAAGGGCCTTTCGGTGCTCTTGTGGAATGCGCTGGCTTCGGCCGGTTTCGCGATCCTCACGCAGACGCGCCTTGCCGTTGCCGAAGCCTCGCTCTGGTTCCGGGCGGGGCCGGGGGCCACCGGCATTTCCGGGGGCCTGTCCTTCGCGCTGATGGGCGTGGGCCACCTCGTGGGCATCTCGGTGGGCATGGCGATGTTCCTCGGTCTCGTCGTCGGCTGGTGGGTGCTCCTGCCGATGCTGACCGCGCAGAACCCGCTGCCGGGCGGCGCGGAAGTCTGGGCGACCACGGTGTTTTCCGAGAATGTGCGCTTCTTCGGCGCAGGCGTGATCGGCGTTGCGGCGGTCTGGACCCTGCTGCGGATCGCCGGTCCGGTGATCGGCGGCGTGCGTTCGGCCATGGCGGCCAGCCGTGCGCGCCATGCCGGAACGGTGCTGGCGGTGGAGGAGCGCGACCTGCCGATCTCGATCGTGTTCGTGGGCTCGCTGGCCATGCTGGTGCCGATCGCGGTGCTGCTGTGGAGCGTGATCGGCAGCGGGCCGCTGGCCGGTTCGGAAATGCTGCTGATCTTTGGCGCGCTGCTGTTCATCCTCGTGATCGGCCTGCTCATCGCGGCGGTCTGCGGCTACATGGCGGGGCTGATCGGCGCGTCGAATTCGCCGGTTTCCGGCATCGGCATCCTTTCCGTGGTCGCCGCCTCGCTCATGCTGGTCGGCCTGTTCGGCCGGGGGCAGGGCGCCGAGACGACCGATGCGCTGGTCGCCTATGCGCTGATCGTCACCGGCATCGTCTTCGGCGTGGCGACAATCTCCAACGACAACCTCCAGGATCTCAAGACCGGGCAACTCATCGGCGCTACGCCGTGGAAGCAGCAGGTGGCGCTGGTGATCGGCGTGGTGTTCGGCTCGCTGGTGATCCCGCCGGTGCTGGACCTGCTGAACACCGCCTTCGGCTTTGCCGGAGCGGCCAATGCCGGGCCGAATGCGCTGCCCGCGCCGCAGGCGGCGCTGATCTCGACCCTGGCCAAGGGCGTGCTGGGCGGCAATCTCAACTGGACGATGATTGGCTGGGGTGCTGCGGCGGGCGTGGTGTTCGTCGCGCTGGACGAAGTGCTGGGGCTGATGGGCCGCCTGCGCCTGCCGCCCCTTGGCGTCGGGATCGGCATCTACCTGCCGATGAGCGTGATCCTGCCGACGGTGATCGGCTCGGTGCTGGGCTTCTTCTACGACCGCTGGGCCAGGCAGCAGCGCGACCCGGAATTCGCCGAGCGCATGGGCGTGCTGACCGCCACCGGCCTGATCGTGGGCGAGAGCCTTTGGGGCGTGGGCTTTGCGGGCATCGTCGCGGCTTCGGGCAGCGACGCACCGCTGGCACTGGTGGGCGACGGTTTCGCCGGGCCGGCGCTGACAGGCGGCACGGTGCTGTTCTTCGCGCTGGTCTACATGCTCTATGCCCGCACGCGCAGGCTGGTCACCTCGGCCTGA